The Pyxidicoccus sp. MSG2 DNA segment GTGCCCGTCATCGTGTTCGGCGTCGGCATGTCCACGCACCTGCCGCTCTTGAAGAGCACGGGCGCGGACGTGGTGGGGCTGGACTGGACGATGCCCATGGACGAGGGCCGCAAGGTGCTGGGCCCGGACGTGGCGGTGCAGGGCAACCTGGACCCGCTGCACCTGTTCCTGCCGCGCGAGGAGCTGGATGGGCGCGTGAGGGACATCCTCCAGCGCGCCGGGCCCGTGGGGCACATCTTCAACCTGGGCCACGGCATCCTTCCGCCCACGGACCCGGACTCGGCGAAGTTCCTCGTGGACGCCGTGCACAAGCACGGCGTCGCACTGAGGCAGGGGACGCTGGGGAAGTAGCGGCTCAGCCGCCGGTGCCGGCATCACCCAGGGTGCCGGCATCACTCTGGGTGCCGGCATCCACGGGAATGCAGTTCATGCCTCCGCCGTCCGGGCTGCCCGCATCCATGCCGCCATCCGTCAGGTCGCACTGCGGCAGGTCTTCGATGCAGTCGAACGTGCCGTCGTCGCACGGCGGCATGCCGTAGCAGGCCATCAACGTGAGGCCGACCGCGCTGGCCCCCGCGAGCGTCCACAGCGAGGCCACCCAGGACAGCGCCAGGCGTGTGGGCCCTCCGTCGAGCGGGTTGCGGCAGTGCAGGCACGCTTTGGCGGTGGGCGGGTTGAATCCCTGGCAGGACGGACAGCCGGACAGCTCGGGCACGGAGGGCATCCTTGTCGGAGTGGGGTGTGAGGACGGTGGTGACGTTGCAGGGCTCGTGCCCGAGGTAAGTGCCGGATGTCCCGAGCACGGACCCGTGCTTCGCGGACCGCTTCCCGCACGGACCTGACAGCGGTGTCGCGGGTGCTCGCGCCGGGGCACGTCCATTAGGCTCCGTGCGCATGGTGAATCGGCGCATCGACGTGAGCCCCACGGACTACCACCCCGCCTACGTGGTGTGGGAGCTGACCCTCGCGTGCGACCAGCCCTGCACGCACTGTGGCTCTCGGGCCGGCACCGCGCGTGAGGGGGAGCTGGGCACGGAGGAGGCGCTCGGGGTGGTGGCCCAGCTCGCGGCGATGCGCGCACGGGAGGTGGTGCTCATCGGCGGGGAGGCGTACCTGCACCCGGGGTTCCTCCGCATCATCCAGGCGTTGAAGGCCGCGGGAATTCGTCCGGGCCTGACGACGGGCGGGCGCGGAGTCACCGCGGAGCTGGCCTCGGAGATGGCGCGCGCGGGCCTGTACGCGGCCTCGGTGAGCATCGACGGGCTGGAGCCCACGCACGACATCATGCGCGCAGCCCGGGGCAGCTTCGCTTCCGCCACCGCGGCCCTCGGGCATCTGAAGGCCGTGGGCGTGCGCACCGCCGCCAACACCAACCTCAACCGGCTCAACCAGGGAGACCTGGAGGCGCTCTATGCGCACTTGAGGGCGCAGGGCATTGGCGCGTGGCAGGTGCAGATTACGGCGCCGCTCGGGCGCGCGGCGGACCGTCCGGACCTGCTGCTGCAGCCGTGGGACTTGATGGACCTGATGCCGCGCATCGCCCGGCTGAAGGAGCAGGCGCGGCAGGACCGCATCACGGTGATGCCGGGCAACAACCTGGGTTACTTCGGGCCGGAGGAGGCGCTGCTGCGCTCGGTGCACGCGGGCGGGAGGGACCACTGGCGGGGCTGTCAGGCGGGGCGCTACGTGATGGGCATCGAGTCGAATGGCGCGGTGAAGGGCTGCCCCTCGCTCCAGACGGCGCACTACGTGGGCGGCAACCTGCGCGAGCAGTCGCTGGAGACCATCTGGAAGGACACGCCTCAGCTCGCCTTCACGCGGACGCGCACGGTGGAGGACCTGTGGGGCTTCTGCCGCACGTGCCCCTTCGCGGAGACGTGCATGGCGGGGTGCAGCTTCACGGCGCATGCGCTGTTCGGCCGGCCGGGGAACAACCCCTACTGTCACTTCCGCGCGAAGACGCGCGCGGCGGAAGGGACGCGGGAGCGGCTCGTGCCGAAGGCGCCCGCGCCGGGCCGGCCGTTCGACAACGGTCTGTATGAAATCGTCGAGGAGCCCTTCGACGCGCCGGACCCCAAGCCCCAGCTTGCGCGCGAGTACGTGAAGACGAAGCGCTGGCCGAAGCCCGCTTGATGAAGGGTCCCCCGCCATCACCCCGTGTTCAATCCATGTCAGACCCGCCGGGTAGGTAGGAGTCTTGCGGGCAGCCTGTTCGTGGCGGAGGGGCGGGATGGATGAGGCGGGGAAGGCGGCAGAGTACCGAGCAAGGATGCTGGCACTCGACGCTGTGGGCATTCAGAGGATGTGGCAGGTTGTCCATGCGGGAGACAATCTGGTAGGGTGGCCTCCGGGAAAGGCGCTGGAGTACCTCATCCTGAGGGCCTTTCAGCTGGAAGGTGCGGAGGTGACCTGGCCCTACGAGGTTCGCAGGGGCGGCCTGTTGCTGGAGCAGATCGACGGAGCGGTCTACTTCGACGGGCTGGCGTGCCTGGTCGAGGCCAAGGCCTGGAGCACGCCACTCGACTTCTCGGTCATCGCCAAGATGAAGGCCCAGCTCCTTCGCCGCCCGACGATGACCTTGGGTGCGGTGTTCCTGCTTGGCGAAGCATCAGATGCGGCCATCAGCCTGACCCATCTGCTTCCGCCCCCGAACGTCCAGTTGTGGAATGGGACGGACCTTGCCTGGGCCATGGAGCGCGGAGCCCTCCGGGAGGGACTGAAGCGCAAGCTGCGCCACGCCATCGAGCAGGGCTTCGCAGACCTGATGCTCTCGTAAGGAGGAAACGGCATGAGGACGTACATCGTGACCGAGGGGAAGCTGGAGTCCGCGCTCCTGGAGCGGTTGGTGCAGTGTCACCCCGTCCTGCGGGAGCGCGTCATCCAGATGCACCCGATGGAAAACCGGACGTCGGCACACATGGCCGCGCGGACGCTGCTCATCCTTCGTCACGAGCCTGTGGCCATGATCAACAGTCCGGAGACGCTGAGCCCGCGGCTTCTGGCGGAACAGCGCGCCTTTCTGGAGTGGCGTCTGGGTGAAGCCGGTGCTCCGGAGGACTGGCTGGTGGTCCTGGTGCCTCCCAACGTGGCCGTGCTGCTCTTCCGGGACGACGCCATCATGAGCGCGGTTCTGCCGGGCAGGTTGTCAATCGAGGAGCGGATTCGTGGCCGCTACGAGCCGCGTGCGGTGTTGACCGAGCTGTTCGCCGGGGCAGGAGAGGGCCCCTTTCCGGAGGCGCTGATACAGCGCATCGCCCGCGCGGATCTGTCACCGCTCTGGCGATTGGAGGTGTTGCAAACGCTGGAGACCTTCCTGCTCCGCGTGTCCCGTGTGCAGGAGGCAGGAAGCCCCGCGACGCAGTGAATGGAGGGGCCCTCCTCCCCGCCCTGCATCCGACCTGGCAGGCAGGAGCGCCTTCCGCTCACCCGTTGACTCTAGAATCAATGGACGATTGACGCGCTGCATTGTCGGCCGTTAGATGCGCCTCACTCGACGTCGCAGAAGGGTGAGGCACACATGGCAAGCGAGAAGCGCAAGGGCCACCCGAGGGTGGCCATCGTCCGCGGATTGCGGACCCCGTTCGTGAAGGCGGGCTCGGTCTTCTCCGGGCTCACCGCGCTGGACCTCGGCCGCATGGTGGTCCAGGAGCTCGTCCAGCGGACGGAGCTGGACCCGAACGCCATCGACCAGGTGGTCTTCGGCCAGGTCATCCCCACGCTGACGGCCCCGTCCATTGCCCGCGAGGTGGTCATCGCCGCGGGACTGCCGAAGAAGATTGAGGCCTTCACCGTGGCGCGCGCCTGCGCCACCTCCATCCAGGCGATGACGACGGCCGCCAACGCGATTGCCGTGGGCGAGGCGGACATCATCATCGCCGGTGGCACCGAGTGCATGTCGGACGCCCCCATCTTCACCAGCCGGCCGCTGGCCCACGCGCTGGTGGCCGCGTCCAAGGGGCGCTCACTGCCGGAGAAGCTCAAGCCCTTCCAGAAGCTCAAGGGCAAGGACCTGATTCCCGTGCCCCCCGCCATCGCCGAGTACTCCACCGGCCTGACGATGGGCGAGAGCGCGGAGAAGATGGCCAAGGAGAACGGCATCTCCCGCGAGGAGCAGGACCGCATCGCCTACAACTCGCACCGCAACGCCGCGCGTGCGTGGAAGGACGGCCTCTTCGACAACGAGGTCATGCACGTCGCCGTGCCGCCGAAGTACGAGCAGATTGCCGCGAAGGACAACATCGTTCGCGACGACACCAGCGTGGAGGCGCTCGGCCAGCTCAAGCCCGTGTTCGACCGGAAGTACGGGACGATTACCGCCGGCAACGCCTCGCCCCTCACCGACGGCGCCGCGGCGCTGCTGCTCATGAGCGAGGAGCGCGCGAAGGCCCTGGGCTATGAGCCGCTGGGCTACCTGCGCGCGCACGCCTACGCCGCGACGGACCCGGGCGACCAGCTCCTCCAGGGCCCCGTGTACGCGGTGCCCACCGCCCTCAAGCGCGCGGGCCTCACGCTGGCGGACATCGACCTGGTGGAGATGCACGAGGCGTTCGCCGCGCAGGTGGCGAGCAACCTCCAGGCGCTGGCGTCCAGGGAGTTCGCGAAGAAGGCCGGCTGGAGCGCGCCGGTGGGTGAGGTGGACCGCGAGCGGCTCAACGTGACGGGCGGCTCCATCGCCATCGGCCATCCCTTCGGGGCCACGGGGGCGCGCATCGTCACCCAGGCCCTCAACGAGCTGAAGCGTCGGAACAAGAACACGGTGCTGTGCACCGTCTGCGCCGCCGGTGGCCTGGGTGCCGCCGTGGTCCTGGAGCGTGCGTGATGGCCATCAAGCTTGAGGAACTCGAGGTGAAGCAGGGCTTCCACTACCAGGCGGAGGACGGGGTCGCCGTCATCACGTATGACCTGCCGGACTCACCCGTGAACACGCTGTCGCCCGAGACGGGCGAGGCCTTCACCCGCCTCATGTCCCGCGCGGAGGGGGCACCCGAGGTGAAGGCCGTGGTCTTCATCTCCGGCAAGAAGGACAACTTCGTCGCCGGGGCGAAGATTGATTTCCTGCAGACCCTCAAGACGGCGGAGGAGGCCACCGCCATCAGTCGCAACGGCCAGGAGGGCTTCGACCGGCTGGACGCCTTCCCCAAGCCCGTCGTCGCGGCCATCCATGGCTCGTGTCTCGGCGGCGGCCTGGAGTGGGCGCTGGCGTGTGACTACCGCATCGCCACGGACAGCCCCAAGACGTCGCTGGGGCTGCCGGAGACGCAGCTGGGCCTGATTCCCGGCGCCGGCGGCACCCAGCGGCTGCCCGCCCTCATCGGCGTGCAGGCGGCGCTGGACCTCATCCTCACCGGCAAGAGCCTCAAGCCCTCCAAGGCGAAGAAGCTGGGCGTGGTGGATGAAGTCGTGCCGGTGCCGCTCTTGCGCAAGCTCGCGGTGCAGCGCGCGAAGGAGCTGGCCGAGGGCACGCTGAAGGTGGAGCGCACGCGCGGCCAGGGCTTCAAGTCCGTGGTCTCCGGCGGCAAGGCGAAGGGGCTGGCGGGCTTCTTCCAGGGACTGGCCAACAAGGAGCTGTGGGCGGAAGTCGCCCTGGAGGACAACCCGCTCGGCCGCAAGCTCGTGTTCGACGAGGCGCGCAAGCAGTTGCTGAAGAAGACGCGCGGCCACTACCCGGCGCAGGAGAAGGCGCTCCAGGTGATTCGCACGGGCCTGGAGTCCGGACACAAGGCGGGCCAGGAGGCCGAGGCGAAGGCGTTCGGCGAGCTCGTGGTGTCGGACGTCTCCAAGCGACTGGTGGAAATCTTCTTCGCGACGACGGCGCTGAAGAAGGAGAACGGCACCGCCAACCCCAGCGTGAAGCCGCGCGAGGTGAAGAAGGTGGCGGTGCTGGGCGGCGGCCTCATGGGCGGCGGCATCGCCTACGTGGCCAGCGCGCTGCAGGGCGTGCCCGTGCGCGTGAAGGACAAGGACGACGCGGGCGTGGGCCGCGCGCTGAAGCAGGTGCAGTCCATCCTGGATGAGCGCACGAAGAAGCGCTCGCTGACGCCGCGCGAGGCGGCGGCGAAGATGGCGCTCATCACCGCGGGCACGGACTACAGCGGCTTCAAGGCCGCGGACCTCGTCATCGAGGCGGTGTTCGAGGACCTGAAGCTCAAGCACCGCATCATCGCCGAGGTGGAGGCCGTCACCGGAGACCACTGCATCTTCGCGTCCAACACCTCCAGCATTCCGATTACGGACCTGGCGAAGGGCAGCCGCCGGCCGGCGCAGGTCATCGGGATGCACTACTTCAGCCCGGTGAACAAGATGCCGCTGCTGGAGATCATCACCCACCCGGGCACCGCCGAGTGGGTGACGGCCACCTGCGTGGAGGTGGGCCGCAAGCAGGGCAAGACGGTCATCGTCGTCAACGACGGGCCGGGCTTCTACACCTCGCGCATCCTCGCGCCGTACATGAACGAGGCGGCGTACCTCCTGGCGGAGGGCGCGGACATCGCGGAGCTGGACAGGGCGCTCGTGGACTTCGGCTTCCCGGTGGGCCGATTACGCTCCTGGACGAGGTGGGCATCGACGTGGCGCAGAAGGTGGGCCCCATCATGGAGGCCGCGTTCGGCAAGCGCATGGCGGCACCCAAGGCGCTGGAGAACGTCGTCACCGACGGCCGCCTGGGCCGCAAGACGCAGAAGGGCTTCTACCTGTACGAGGACGGGAAGAAGAAGGAGGTGGACCCGACCATCTACGCGCTGCTGCCGCATGGGAAGGACCGCAAGTCCTTCGACCGTGAGGAGATGGCGGAGCGGCTGGTGCTGCAGATGGTGAACGAGGCCGTGCGCTGCATGGGCGAGGGAATCCTCCGCAGCGCGCGCGACGGCGACGTGGGCGCCATCTTCGGCCTGGGCTTCCCGCCGTTCCTGGGCGGCCCGCTGCGCTACGTGGACAGCCGCGGCCCCGCCGAGGTGCTGCGCAAGCTGGAGCACTACCACGACAAGCTCGGGGAGCGTTTCACCCCCGCCCCGCACCTCGTGGAGATGGTGAAGGCGGGCAAGACGTTCTACCCGCGCTGACCGTCGCTGAAGGCTTCACCGGCTCGGGAGTCCGCGTCTTCGCGGGCTCCCGGGCTTGACCGGGGCGGCGTTCTGGACCAAGCCTGCCGGCCGCATGGCCCGCTCCGCGTCCCGCACCATCGCCCTCGTCGCCCTCGTCGCTGTCGTGCTGTGCGGCGCCGCCGCCGGACTGGGGGCTCATCGCTACTTCCACAAGAACAAGCAGAACCCCGTCGTCCGCGTGGACGAGTACGTCACCATGGGCTGGGTGGCGTGGGACTCGAGCTGGTACATGCGCATTGCGCAGGAGGGCTACCAGTTCACTCCGGGCCAGCAGAGCTCGGTGGCCTTCTTCCCGCTCTATCCGCTGGTCATCCGCGCCGTGCAGACGCTCGGGCCGGACGTGTACCAGTCCGGTGTCCTCATCACCCTGCTGTGCGGCCCGCTGGCGCTGATTCTCTTCACGCTCTGGGCGCGCCGGTTCACGGACGAGGCCACCGCGCTGCGAGCGGGCCTCTTGATGGCCTGCTACCCGTTCGCCTTCTATTTCTACGGCGCCATGTACTCGGACGCGCTGTTCGTCCTGCTGGTGATTTCCGCCTTCCTGTTGCTGGAGCGCGGGCTGCTGCTGCCGGCGGTGCTGGTGGCGGCGGTGGCCACGGCGGCGCGGCCGGTGGCGCCCGCGGTGGTGGTGGGCCTGCTGGTGCGCCGGCTGGAGTGGAAGCACGCGCGCGGCGAGAAGTGGACCGCGGTGGACTTCCTCCCGGTGCTCGCCGGGCTGGGCTTCGGTTGCTACATGCTCTTTCTCTGGCACAAGTTCGGAGACCCCTTCGCCTTCGTGAAGGTGCAGGGCGCTCCCGGTTGGGACCAGCAGCCCGGCTGGCACTCGTGGCTGAAGGTGAGCTGGTTCGAGCGCGTCATCCTCCATCCCACGGACAAGCGTGAGGCGTTCCGCCTGGCCGCGCATGCCTTCTTCACGCTGCTCGCGCTGGCGCTGGTGTGGCCCACGCGGAAGCTCCTGGGGTGGGGTTACGCCGTCTACGTGCTGGCGATTGTCGGCCTGCCCGCGTGGTCCACGAAAGACTTCATGGGTATGGGGCGGTATCTCTTGTCCTCGTTCCCCGTGTTCCTCACAGGCGCGCTGCTGTTACGCCAGCGGCCGCTGCTGCTGCGGGGCGCGCTCACGGTGGGCGCAATCTCCGTGGTCGTTCTCTCGTGGGCCTTTGGCGCCGATTATTACATCTCATGAGCGCACTCCTCGAGCAGGCCCTCTCCCTCTACGCCTCGCTGCCCGCAGCTGAGCGCTTTCACGTCCACGCGCGCGCGTTGTCCGCGCCGCTCTTGGCCGTGGCCTCGCGGATTCCGGGCGGCGGCACCGTGGCGGACATCGGCTGTGGACATGGGTTGCTGTCCGCGCTGCTGGCGCTGGCGGACCCGCGCCGCATCGTGCGGGGCGTGGACCCGGACCCGCGCAAGGTGGCGTGGGCGCGGCAGGCGCTCGTGGGGCTGCCCAACGTCACGCTCGCGGAGGGCACCGTGGAGGAGACGTTCGCCAGCGAGACGGCGGGGGACTTCGACGCGGCGGTGGTGTGCGACGTGCTGTACCTGCTGCCCGAGTCGAAGTGGCCCGACTTCCTGCGCACCGTGCACGGGCTGCTCAAGCCCGGCGGGCGCTTCCTGCTGAAGGAAGTGGAGGGCGACGGCTCCTGGAAGCATCGCAAGGCGCTGTTGCAGGAGTGGGTGATGGTGTCGCTGCTCGGGCGCACGAAGGCCAGCGGCGGCATGGCGCTCAAGCCTCGCGCGGAGATGACACGGTTGCTGAAGGACGCGGGCTTCGGCGTGCTCGAGGTGGTGGACCTGGGCCGCGGCTACACCACGCCGCACGTGCTCTACGTCGCGGAGGCGTGGCTGCCGTAGGGGAGGGGAGACTACGCGGCCGCGGCGAGGCTTCCGTAGGTGTGCAGCTCGATGCCGCGCTCGCGCAGCACGGCCTTCACCCTCGGGCTCGTGAGCGCGTCCAGCTCCGCCTGCCAGCCATAGCGCCACGCCGGGTCCTCCGGCACGTGCGGCGCGCCTTCACCGGGGTGGCAGCCAATCTCGAAGTCACCCGCCGGCAGCGCATCCAGCGCGTCCATCAGCGCGCGCTCATCCAGCCGGCCCGCCTCGAACACGCCGCCCGCGCTCACCCGGCGCACGCCTGGCGTGCTCCACGGCGGTACCCGCGCCAGCGCCGCCAGCACCGTCGCCTTCAGCGCGGGGCCCGGTGCCCGCAGCCACAGCGTCCTCGGCAGCGCATCCGGCCACCTCAGCGGCAGCCCCTCGCGCGCGGCCAGCGCCTCCACCACGCCGCGCACCCCTGGTAACAGGTGCAGGTGCTGGTGCCCGTCCAGGTGGTCCACCGCCACGCCCAGCTCCCGCGCGCGCTTCAGTTGCGCGGCCAGCTCCACCTCCACCTCTTCACGCCGCACGGCCCCGGCGAGCCACGCCTTCGCGAAGTCCGCCCAGCTCCCGCGCATCCGCCCGCCCGGCGCCACCGAGGGCACCGCATGCACGGGCGCCGCCGGAGGCAGCCGGGTGGACAGCGCCAGGTGCAGGCCCACTGCCAGCCCCTGCTCCCGCGCGTGATTGGCGGCCTCGGGCGCCGTGGGGCCCATGGCCAGCAGGGTGGCGCTGGTGACGATGCCTTCGCGGTGTGCCCGGAGGATGCCCGCGTCCAGCGAGGGGTGCAGCCCCAGGTCGTCCGCGTTCACCACCAGGCGCGTGAGGGAGCGCGCCACGTCCGAAGTCCTCAGCCCCGCGCCGCGCGGCCCGTGGGCGGCACCGCGTGGAGCTGCTGCACCGACGGCGGCAGCCGCACCGGCTGCACCGGAGGCTGCGGCGAGCGCGTCTGCGGGTACAGCCGCACCAGCTCCTTCACCATCTTCACGATGACCGAAGGCGAGGCCAGCGTGGAGATGCCGCGCGTGCGCGGGAAGTAGTCCACGCCCATCTGGAACACGCGGAAGCCCTTGCGGATGGCCTTCACCACCAGCTCGGCATCGATGAACGAGCCCTGGCTGTGCAGCTCCATGGACTCCAGCACCCGCCGGTGCATCACCTTGAAGCTGAAGTTGACGTCCTTGATCTGGATGTCGAACAGCGCGCGGATGAGCAGGTTGTAGACGAACGAGTAGACGATGCGCTTGGGGCCCTCGCTCGTGCGGTCGAACCGGAAGGCGCAGATCATGTCCGCCTCCAGGTACTCCATCAGGTGCAGCGAGCGCTCCAGCTCCCGCATGTCCCACGGCAGGTCCACGTCCGAATACACGACGATGTCCTTCGTCGACGCCGCCAGCCCCGTGCGCATCGCCCCGCCCAGCTTGAGATTCACGGGGTGGTGGATGACCCGCAACTGGGGCACCTTCTGCGCCAGCGCCTCGCAGATTTCGCGCGTCCGGTCCGTGGAGGCGTCGTTGACGATGATGATTTCGAAGTCGTCCGTCAGCTTGGGAAGTACGTCCAGGGCGCGACTCACGGCGCGCTCGACGTAGTCCTCCTCGTTCCATGCGGGAAAGAAGAGGCTGATACTGGGGTACTTGCCCACGAAGGACCTCGACGGAGAGACGTGCGGGAGTGAACGGGCTCGGTACCAGAGCACCTCAGCCAAATCAACGAGAGGGGTCGCACTCCGACTTACCGTCGTGATACCGTATGAGTATCAATTTGCGGGTACACTGTGACCTCCAGGCCCTACACCCTGCTCGTGGTGGATGACTCGCAGTCAACGCTGCCCCGGCTGGCCCGAGCCCTGGGGCCGGAGGACTTCGCGCTCCGGCTGACACCGCACGGGCCGGACGTCCCCCGGCTGGCCCGGGGTACGGCCCTGGTGGTGCTCTGCCCGGGCGAGGACGCCGCGGGGCTGCTCACGCTCCTGGACCGGTTGATTCCTCCGGAAGGTGGACCGGGGACGCCCGTCCTGGTGCTTGCCCCCCCGGAGCCGCGCACCCTCTGGCTGGAGGCGCTCCGCAGGGGCGCTGAGGTCGTTCTTGACCCATGGGACCCCGAGGAATTGGTCGCCCGGGTGCACCGGTGCCTGTCCACGCAGGCCCGGATGGAGGCGCTCGCCTTGCAGGTCGGCGAGCTGCAGCGGCTGTCGTCGACGGACGGCCTCACGGGCGTCCACAACCACCGGCATTTCCAGGAGCGGCTGCGCGAGGAGTTCCGCCGCGCCCAGCGCTACGACGACGCGCTGTCGCTCATCCTCCTGGACCTGGACCACTTCAAGAACGTGAATGACCAGTTCGGCCACAC contains these protein-coding regions:
- a CDS encoding glycosyltransferase family 2 protein; amino-acid sequence: MGKYPSISLFFPAWNEEDYVERAVSRALDVLPKLTDDFEIIIVNDASTDRTREICEALAQKVPQLRVIHHPVNLKLGGAMRTGLAASTKDIVVYSDVDLPWDMRELERSLHLMEYLEADMICAFRFDRTSEGPKRIVYSFVYNLLIRALFDIQIKDVNFSFKVMHRRVLESMELHSQGSFIDAELVVKAIRKGFRVFQMGVDYFPRTRGISTLASPSVIVKMVKELVRLYPQTRSPQPPVQPVRLPPSVQQLHAVPPTGRAARG
- a CDS encoding diguanylate cyclase, producing the protein MTSRPYTLLVVDDSQSTLPRLARALGPEDFALRLTPHGPDVPRLARGTALVVLCPGEDAAGLLTLLDRLIPPEGGPGTPVLVLAPPEPRTLWLEALRRGAEVVLDPWDPEELVARVHRCLSTQARMEALALQVGELQRLSSTDGLTGVHNHRHFQERLREEFRRAQRYDDALSLILLDLDHFKNVNDQFGHTAGDGVLREVAAALQRGVRETDLVARYGGEEFAVLLPRTHLTGALTVAERVRRELCALRLGTEGTLRVTASLGVSSFPHRSVLSPEQLLLTADEALYRAKHEGRDRICLHAQLPPFPPP
- the fadI gene encoding acetyl-CoA C-acyltransferase FadI; the encoded protein is MASEKRKGHPRVAIVRGLRTPFVKAGSVFSGLTALDLGRMVVQELVQRTELDPNAIDQVVFGQVIPTLTAPSIAREVVIAAGLPKKIEAFTVARACATSIQAMTTAANAIAVGEADIIIAGGTECMSDAPIFTSRPLAHALVAASKGRSLPEKLKPFQKLKGKDLIPVPPAIAEYSTGLTMGESAEKMAKENGISREEQDRIAYNSHRNAARAWKDGLFDNEVMHVAVPPKYEQIAAKDNIVRDDTSVEALGQLKPVFDRKYGTITAGNASPLTDGAAALLLMSEERAKALGYEPLGYLRAHAYAATDPGDQLLQGPVYAVPTALKRAGLTLADIDLVEMHEAFAAQVASNLQALASREFAKKAGWSAPVGEVDRERLNVTGGSIAIGHPFGATGARIVTQALNELKRRNKNTVLCTVCAAGGLGAAVVLERA
- a CDS encoding radical SAM/SPASM domain-containing protein — translated: MVNRRIDVSPTDYHPAYVVWELTLACDQPCTHCGSRAGTAREGELGTEEALGVVAQLAAMRAREVVLIGGEAYLHPGFLRIIQALKAAGIRPGLTTGGRGVTAELASEMARAGLYAASVSIDGLEPTHDIMRAARGSFASATAALGHLKAVGVRTAANTNLNRLNQGDLEALYAHLRAQGIGAWQVQITAPLGRAADRPDLLLQPWDLMDLMPRIARLKEQARQDRITVMPGNNLGYFGPEEALLRSVHAGGRDHWRGCQAGRYVMGIESNGAVKGCPSLQTAHYVGGNLREQSLETIWKDTPQLAFTRTRTVEDLWGFCRTCPFAETCMAGCSFTAHALFGRPGNNPYCHFRAKTRAAEGTRERLVPKAPAPGRPFDNGLYEIVEEPFDAPDPKPQLAREYVKTKRWPKPA
- a CDS encoding 3-hydroxyacyl-CoA dehydrogenase family protein — protein: MDPTIYALLPHGKDRKSFDREEMAERLVLQMVNEAVRCMGEGILRSARDGDVGAIFGLGFPPFLGGPLRYVDSRGPAEVLRKLEHYHDKLGERFTPAPHLVEMVKAGKTFYPR
- a CDS encoding carbohydrate deacetylase, yielding MARSLTRLVVNADDLGLHPSLDAGILRAHREGIVTSATLLAMGPTAPEAANHAREQGLAVGLHLALSTRLPPAAPVHAVPSVAPGGRMRGSWADFAKAWLAGAVRREEVEVELAAQLKRARELGVAVDHLDGHQHLHLLPGVRGVVEALAAREGLPLRWPDALPRTLWLRAPGPALKATVLAALARVPPWSTPGVRRVSAGGVFEAGRLDERALMDALDALPAGDFEIGCHPGEGAPHVPEDPAWRYGWQAELDALTSPRVKAVLRERGIELHTYGSLAAAA
- a CDS encoding mannosyltransferase family protein, whose protein sequence is MARSASRTIALVALVAVVLCGAAAGLGAHRYFHKNKQNPVVRVDEYVTMGWVAWDSSWYMRIAQEGYQFTPGQQSSVAFFPLYPLVIRAVQTLGPDVYQSGVLITLLCGPLALILFTLWARRFTDEATALRAGLLMACYPFAFYFYGAMYSDALFVLLVISAFLLLERGLLLPAVLVAAVATAARPVAPAVVVGLLVRRLEWKHARGEKWTAVDFLPVLAGLGFGCYMLFLWHKFGDPFAFVKVQGAPGWDQQPGWHSWLKVSWFERVILHPTDKREAFRLAAHAFFTLLALALVWPTRKLLGWGYAVYVLAIVGLPAWSTKDFMGMGRYLLSSFPVFLTGALLLRQRPLLLRGALTVGAISVVVLSWAFGADYYIS
- a CDS encoding class I SAM-dependent methyltransferase; protein product: MSALLEQALSLYASLPAAERFHVHARALSAPLLAVASRIPGGGTVADIGCGHGLLSALLALADPRRIVRGVDPDPRKVAWARQALVGLPNVTLAEGTVEETFASETAGDFDAAVVCDVLYLLPESKWPDFLRTVHGLLKPGGRFLLKEVEGDGSWKHRKALLQEWVMVSLLGRTKASGGMALKPRAEMTRLLKDAGFGVLEVVDLGRGYTTPHVLYVAEAWLP